CGGCCTATATTGAGAATGACGAGTTTGTGGATCTCCGGCAGGTGAATGATTCGCTTGACCTTCAGCTTGGTGAGATTGCGGCTCACCGTCTCGATCGTAAGCCCGAGAAAGTCGGCAATATCGGACCTGCTCAGATCAAGGCGGATTGTACTAGAGCATCGGACCGAAAAGTGCGAAGCGGTTTTCGGATAATCCGATGCGCAAATCAAAGAGTTAGAGCGCCGGCCCGATTCTATGTGAGCGTCCGGCGCTCTAGAGTTGTTTTGGCGGCGATGGAGTTCGAGAATGAACGCCGACGATCTTTCGATCGCCGACCGCCGATTGAGGACACCGATCTGGCCCCTGGCATTTTCGAGTTCGCGCGAAAGAAGGCTCACGAGTTGCGGCGCCAGTGCTGGCTCGTCCCGCAATCTCCGATATGCGCTGCTCTCATGCAGGCTGCGGAAGCTCGCTTGCGTGACGGCTTCGGCGCTGCAATACCTCTCCGAGGCGGATTCTAGGCCCAGGATGTCTCCGGCGAAGCGCAAGGAAATGATCTGCCGACGGCCGTCGCACAGGACGCGATAGAGCTGTACGAGGCCCGATCTCGATCTTGTAGATCTTTTTGTCGTCGTCACCTTGGTGAAACAGATGCTGATGCGGATCGAGTTTATGCAGCTTTTCGCCCCACAGAATTTCCTCGAATGTTTTCAGAGGATTGGTGGGGCCTTCCAGGCGGGTGGCTGAGGACGGGGAGAAGTGCTTGTGTTCCGGATTTGCGGCTGATGCCAACATGATTCCCTCCCGAGCGAGTGACCTTATGGAGGAAATTAGGCGCATATATGCGTCGCAGGCCTTTGCCGCGATTGTGCCAGTTTGTGGCAATTCGCGCCAACCGGTCGCCGAAATGACCTTCGGCGCGAGAGATGGGCGTTCAGCGGCTTTGCCACGGCATAGCCAGCCTCAAGCAGCACCTCATCCGGCTTGGTCCCGCTCATGAGGGCGAAATCCTTCCGATGCTCGGATAATTTCAGCTGGCGGAACGAGCGACGAGAAACTCCGGCAGATGCCGATCCAGATCCTCATCCGGCACTTTGGTCAGGTCTTTGTCGATGGTCTTGATCAATTTGCTGGCATGCGCCGGAGATAGTGAATCCGAGATCAAATGCTGCAATCGTGCCGGAGCGACGATAACCAGGTTGTCGTAATGCTCGAGTGTGTTGTTTTTGCGCAGATCGTCGGCGATTGATTGAATGAACGCGCTTTCGATCTTGTCCCGCGGGTCCAGTTTCGCCGTTATCGCATGTCTGGCGCTTGTAGCGCTTTCCTGAACGCGAGCCGGCTTGCGGCGGGTGAGTGCTGATGACTTGTCGTGAATATGCGCTGAGACGAAGGTCCGGAATGTCGTGAAATGCCCGAGGATAGTTCGCTCGATGTAACGGACCCGGCCG
This genomic stretch from Nordella sp. HKS 07 harbors:
- a CDS encoding helix-turn-helix domain-containing protein, whose amino-acid sequence is MRDEPALAPQLVSLLSRELENARGQIGVLNRRSAIERSSAFILELHRRQNNSRAPDAHIESGRRSNSLICASDYPKTASHFSVRCSSTIRLDLSRSDIADFLGLTIETVSRNLTKLKVKRIIHLPEIHKLVILNIGRLEALAAGGNEEW
- a CDS encoding host attachment protein, coding for MRAPKTLYIVADGGRVRYIERTILGHFTTFRTFVSAHIHDKSSALTRRKPARVQESATSARHAITAKLDPRDKIESAFIQSIADDLRKNNTLEHYDNLVIVAPARLQHLISDSLSPAHASKLIKTIDKDLTKVPDEDLDRHLPEFLVARSAS